The segment CTAATGCCTCTGAGGTTAATCTGTATTCCAGTATGATcattagaaaacacaaataatgtattttgtGCTCCTGCACTGGTCAGCATGACACACTCTCACCTCAGGGGGAATGGCCCCTCTCTGTGCTGATCCCTGACAGAGTGAGCACTGAGACCCTtccaccctgctgctcccacaggatCCCCCTCGGAGACCTGTTGTCCCCGAACATGCCACCGTCCCACCAGTGGCCAAAGAGCAAAGGTCACTGACCCGGTTGTTGCCGGTCTGGTCCTTGTAGTACACCCAGTTGAGGTTCTCGTCGGTGCGGTACTGTACGCTGTACTTGGTCATCCACTCGTCAGCGTCACAGCGCCCTTGTGTCAGGATCCCTGAAATCACCTTCACCTCCTTCAGGTCGATCTGCAGCCACTGTGCAGTGTCCTGGTACTTGGACAGCCACGCACACCTGGGGGGACaccaccagccctgctctgtcctcCACCGTGCCCTCCCAGACAGACCCTCCCGCCCCACAAGGCCAGGGCTCcccagcccccacagcccccaggaccCCTCAGGGAGGCATATTTGAGCTCACCCAAAGCCTTGGCCATTGAGGCGGGCCTTGTTGGCTGTCCAGGAGGAGTACCAGCCTGTGTACTGCTCAGGGTTGGAGCAGCTGATCTGGTctggggtcacagcaccagACTCAAAGCCCAGGGGCTTGTGGTAGGGACACTCtgcagaaaaaaggcaaaaacacGTAAGGGACAGAAGTGGCTCTGTTTTCTGGGTGTGTTTGCACAGATATTGTGAACATTGCCTGGGGTTTCATTGCTCTCTCTTCTTCTGATTAGGATGCTGGGAATGCTCTTATCCCAGACCACAACCTGCCCTGAGACCATAGGGTCTTCATTTCTAACCTTCACTTGTGTTAGTTTCTAACTCTTCTTTCT is part of the Prinia subflava isolate CZ2003 ecotype Zambia chromosome 3, Cam_Psub_1.2, whole genome shotgun sequence genome and harbors:
- the RS1 gene encoding retinoschisin; the protein is MQFKMGNVLLSLLFWYKAVVALSPGEDERLELWHSKACKCDCQGGPNSVWSSETNGLECMPECPYHKPLGFESGAVTPDQISCSNPEQYTGWYSSWTANKARLNGQGFGCAWLSKYQDTAQWLQIDLKEVKVISGILTQGRCDADEWMTKYSVQYRTDENLNWVYYKDQTGNNRVFYGNSDRSSSVQNLLRPPIVARYVRLIPLGWHVRIAIRMELLECLRKCG